A genome region from Thermomicrobiales bacterium includes the following:
- a CDS encoding ABC transporter substrate-binding protein, protein MDSDPKSALGLLNHGIQRFDDGDLAGARDLFAQALREEPENEVAWLWLAEASDDLGEKRYCLDRAVAINPDSAGLPKREALRTARVEPAVPAAIRDLAKPGLPPSLQAAKPATASSFRKKLPWRRSSDKASGPAATPLRRPWVWVALATAAALLLVGAWYAFLRSDEPALDAIHFAVVAPLTGENASIGREVRNAAMIAQDDINSSISVGPKVELVFFDDQNDPDLAVEVAKQIVADDRIVGVVGHGTSGTSLAAAPIYAAADMPVITCQATIDALSDFPNYFRTIYANSDEARILTQYLQVDLGQDRASIVKGTSAFEESLGVAFENKFGQQGTISHVWTIGDDQKASIASIVEEMQEADDVGTLFLALTEDNAYEMILQLRRAGLDPLIVGSETIGTQGFAQRFAFFTEEQSEPGFFTHNLVAVSPLLYDSVGGATLSFANNYKEEYKKTPGWRAAKTWDALNALALAAQRGLNVPEGSELPDLRPTIIRELGKMTDPATGFQGLAGPVYFTEGGRSPQGLSLGMFDERMLISAPVQYRIIDNETNYDIEAELAAGSVIELDGYYVRRYRVVYVGVEMIELRDLSTSSQSYTADFYIYFRYNGDDAPLNIMFTNSADSALGLGEPLSESVTASGMNYRLFRVQGTFNEPMDFSDYPWDQHQLTIRFQNPDSTQNDIVYVADPAATAMTQEERLRSSFDLSRPFNRVPSWIVHDLEFEQVSIASTADAYDTEGIVYYSEFRVLMNTGREVSSFLAKNLLPLALLTLVTYIAIWFPAEQAGARVGFAITALLSSSVMLNAISSQLPDIGYNVAIEWGYYAYIALSAVLVLLTIAVDRAYKAKRRGRVRRLDGFIRLMYPLTIAAVVGLYYLVYREGERLSGGQDNIRTGVVIILGIVLALSALVVFWPDHFDLRTLKGYNDPDLDKLIDPGAEAAS, encoded by the coding sequence ATGGATAGTGATCCCAAGTCGGCTTTGGGCCTGCTCAATCACGGTATCCAGAGATTCGACGATGGCGATCTGGCAGGAGCGCGGGATCTCTTCGCGCAAGCGCTCCGGGAAGAGCCGGAGAACGAGGTTGCGTGGCTCTGGCTCGCGGAGGCATCGGACGACCTGGGAGAGAAACGCTACTGCCTCGACCGGGCGGTGGCGATCAATCCCGACAGCGCGGGTCTCCCGAAACGGGAAGCACTGCGGACGGCACGCGTCGAACCTGCCGTGCCAGCAGCGATCCGCGATCTGGCGAAGCCCGGCCTCCCGCCAAGCCTGCAGGCAGCAAAACCCGCGACCGCCAGCTCGTTTCGCAAGAAGCTGCCTTGGCGCCGGTCAAGCGACAAGGCGAGCGGACCCGCGGCCACGCCGCTGCGGAGACCCTGGGTTTGGGTTGCGTTGGCCACGGCCGCGGCGCTCCTCCTGGTTGGCGCCTGGTACGCATTCCTTCGTTCGGACGAGCCAGCGCTGGATGCCATTCACTTTGCCGTGGTGGCGCCGCTGACCGGCGAGAATGCGAGTATCGGCCGAGAAGTGCGCAACGCGGCCATGATTGCCCAAGACGACATCAACAGCTCGATATCGGTTGGTCCCAAAGTCGAGCTCGTGTTCTTCGACGACCAGAACGATCCCGATCTGGCGGTCGAGGTCGCAAAGCAAATCGTGGCCGACGACCGAATCGTTGGCGTGGTGGGGCACGGCACGAGCGGCACCTCGTTGGCCGCCGCGCCGATCTATGCGGCGGCGGACATGCCGGTGATCACCTGCCAGGCCACGATCGATGCGCTCTCGGACTTTCCAAACTACTTCCGCACGATCTACGCCAACTCCGATGAGGCCCGGATTCTGACCCAGTATCTGCAGGTCGATCTGGGACAAGATCGGGCAAGCATCGTGAAGGGAACCTCCGCCTTCGAAGAGTCGCTCGGCGTTGCATTCGAGAACAAGTTCGGGCAACAGGGCACGATTTCGCATGTCTGGACGATTGGGGACGACCAAAAGGCCTCGATTGCGTCGATCGTCGAAGAGATGCAGGAAGCCGACGATGTGGGAACGCTCTTCCTGGCGCTGACCGAAGACAATGCCTACGAAATGATCCTGCAGCTCCGCAGGGCCGGTCTCGATCCGCTCATCGTCGGTTCCGAGACGATCGGCACGCAGGGATTTGCGCAACGCTTCGCGTTTTTCACCGAGGAACAGAGCGAGCCCGGCTTCTTCACGCACAACCTGGTAGCTGTTTCGCCGCTCTTGTACGACTCGGTGGGCGGAGCAACGCTCTCCTTCGCCAACAACTACAAGGAGGAATACAAGAAAACGCCGGGGTGGCGCGCAGCGAAGACCTGGGACGCGCTGAACGCGCTTGCGCTCGCCGCCCAACGCGGTCTGAATGTTCCCGAGGGATCCGAACTGCCCGACCTTCGTCCGACGATCATCCGTGAACTGGGCAAGATGACCGATCCAGCGACCGGGTTCCAGGGACTGGCCGGTCCGGTCTACTTCACCGAGGGCGGCCGATCTCCGCAAGGTCTTTCGCTCGGCATGTTCGACGAAAGAATGCTGATCAGCGCGCCGGTGCAATACCGCATCATCGACAACGAAACGAACTACGACATCGAAGCCGAGCTGGCCGCGGGCAGCGTCATCGAGCTGGATGGCTACTATGTGCGCCGCTATCGGGTGGTCTATGTCGGCGTCGAGATGATCGAGCTGCGGGACCTGTCGACATCGAGTCAGTCGTACACCGCCGATTTCTATATCTACTTCCGGTACAACGGCGACGATGCCCCGCTGAACATCATGTTCACGAACTCGGCTGACAGCGCATTGGGGCTCGGGGAGCCGCTCTCTGAATCCGTCACGGCCAGTGGGATGAACTATCGGCTCTTTCGTGTTCAGGGAACGTTCAACGAGCCGATGGACTTTTCGGACTATCCCTGGGACCAACACCAATTGACGATTCGTTTCCAGAACCCCGATTCGACGCAAAACGACATCGTCTACGTGGCCGATCCCGCAGCGACCGCCATGACGCAAGAAGAGCGGCTGCGAAGCTCATTCGATCTGTCCCGCCCCTTCAACCGCGTTCCGAGCTGGATCGTGCACGATCTGGAGTTCGAACAGGTGTCGATTGCCTCCACCGCAGATGCGTACGACACGGAAGGGATCGTCTACTACTCCGAGTTTCGTGTTCTGATGAACACCGGCCGCGAGGTGAGCTCGTTCCTCGCGAAGAATCTTCTGCCGCTTGCGCTGCTGACCCTCGTCACCTATATCGCCATCTGGTTCCCCGCGGAACAAGCCGGCGCACGCGTGGGCTTTGCAATCACAGCGCTGCTGTCATCGTCCGTCATGCTCAATGCCATCTCGAGCCAGCTTCCGGACATTGGCTATAACGTTGCCATCGAATGGGGGTACTACGCCTATATCGCGCTGTCCGCGGTGCTCGTGCTGCTGACGATTGCGGTCGACCGGGCATACAAGGCGAAACGACGCGGACGCGTGCGCCGCCTCGATGGGTTCATCCGGCTGATGTATCCGCTCACAATCGCTGCAGTGGTGGGACTCTACTACCTGGTCTACCGCGAAGGGGAGCGGTTGTCGGGTGGGCAGGACAACATCCGCACCGGTGTCGTCATCATCCTGGGCATCGTGCTGGCCCTATCGGCGCTCGTGGTGTTCTGGCCCGATCATTTCGATCTGCGGACGCTGAAGGGATACAACGATCCGGACCTCGACAAACTAATCGATCCAGGGGCAGAGGCGGCATCTTAG
- a CDS encoding helix-turn-helix domain-containing protein, with protein sequence MAEITIGDLLAWEPRLSLYHDDLLAGSELSAADEDREVTWVVTVRASQPVLPPLRGGELVIVPQRTVVDTGIPLQELLREIASRGATGIIFDAPFVAPGGLVRLLADPIPVDLESDVNRLLTEQRGAIYQSGTELGRVLQQANSLGVDVEHVLKSASDYLDMDVAVVGANAELVASTGPQNGNPPRLRAVSGAHAWNGDYYGTRLAGSETLWLGPVTNDRRALTRLVADRLAVAVEAALAHAVDVRPRGSARAVALAGILSASATDAARGAASLGLPASGTYRVVLSSSGTDRLSIQRDLAPYGSVHDAAEFDSYAATLIEVRGRVKPPESERRPRLAGAPRPPAPRGRWSAISGPVSGAGQIPEAARQARFVAALIEHGLVDGETVRFDRVADVGVYRLLYPLWGSPDLDAFASDALGKLLTADRRGTLRATLLAYLEAGGSQVEAAARLGVHRNTLSYRLKQIGTLTGAEPINPESHLALHMALLASMLPPAP encoded by the coding sequence ATGGCTGAAATTACAATAGGCGATCTTCTCGCGTGGGAACCTCGTCTATCGCTCTATCACGACGATCTCCTTGCCGGCAGCGAACTCAGCGCCGCGGATGAGGACCGCGAAGTCACCTGGGTGGTGACGGTGCGGGCGTCGCAACCGGTGCTGCCCCCTTTGCGCGGTGGCGAGCTCGTCATCGTTCCCCAACGGACCGTCGTGGATACGGGCATCCCCTTGCAGGAGCTCTTGCGCGAAATCGCCAGCCGAGGCGCGACCGGCATCATTTTCGATGCGCCGTTCGTCGCCCCGGGCGGGTTGGTGCGATTGTTGGCCGATCCGATCCCGGTCGATCTCGAGAGCGATGTCAACCGCCTGCTCACCGAGCAGCGGGGCGCAATCTATCAATCTGGCACCGAACTCGGCCGCGTTCTGCAACAAGCGAATTCGCTGGGTGTCGACGTCGAGCATGTGCTCAAGTCGGCGTCTGACTATCTGGATATGGATGTTGCGGTGGTCGGCGCGAATGCAGAGCTCGTTGCATCGACTGGTCCGCAAAACGGGAACCCACCCAGGCTGCGCGCGGTCTCCGGCGCGCACGCCTGGAATGGCGACTATTACGGCACGCGGCTGGCGGGCTCCGAAACGCTCTGGCTCGGTCCGGTAACCAACGATCGACGAGCCTTGACCCGATTGGTGGCCGACCGTCTCGCCGTAGCGGTGGAAGCCGCCCTGGCGCATGCGGTGGACGTTCGGCCGCGGGGAAGCGCGCGCGCGGTGGCGCTGGCGGGAATCCTCTCTGCGTCGGCAACGGATGCGGCGCGCGGGGCAGCATCGCTTGGACTTCCGGCGAGCGGGACGTATCGGGTCGTGCTGAGCTCGAGCGGCACTGACCGGTTGTCGATCCAGCGTGATCTGGCGCCATATGGGTCGGTGCATGACGCAGCCGAGTTCGACTCCTATGCCGCCACCTTGATCGAGGTGCGGGGACGGGTGAAACCGCCGGAGTCCGAGCGCAGGCCCCGTCTTGCGGGAGCGCCGCGCCCTCCCGCTCCCCGTGGTCGTTGGTCAGCGATTTCGGGCCCAGTGTCCGGAGCAGGCCAAATTCCCGAAGCGGCGCGGCAGGCGCGTTTCGTGGCGGCGTTGATCGAGCATGGGCTGGTGGACGGCGAGACCGTGCGGTTCGACCGTGTTGCCGACGTCGGGGTTTATCGCCTCCTCTATCCGCTCTGGGGATCGCCGGACCTCGACGCCTTTGCATCCGATGCGCTGGGCAAGCTCCTGACGGCCGACCGGCGCGGGACGTTGCGGGCGACCTTGCTGGCCTATCTGGAAGCGGGCGGTTCGCAGGTGGAAGCGGCTGCGCGGCTGGGTGTGCATCGCAACACCCTTTCGTACCGGCTGAAACAGATCGGGACATTGACCGGCGCTGAGCCAATCAACCCGGAAAGCCATCTGGCGTTGCATATGGCGTTGTTGGCATCGATGCTGCCCCCGGCTCCATAG
- the nadE gene encoding NAD(+) synthase: MRLIKIGLGNINATVGAVDSNADQVVAMAQAMAAESVTIGLFPEQVIGGYQPEDLVQWQGFVERQWDALVSVAARTANLPMVLVAGVVIDHQGLHYNCAAVIAGGEICALVPKEKLPTYNVFYEQRTMSRGVPLHVDEHRGVPFGDLVVQFDFGVLGVEVCEDLWSSEGPMRRRTYAGAELIANISASPFRVGVFQTRRELISTRAADNQCTLAYTNLIGSNDGLIFDGGGWVNQNGKIMLEATRFQRGFATAVVDLDRTLRLRAENTTWRNDLHDYLETFDAPDMLVIPAEDFSTAAQRTTLTYPVPAHKSFFLPADAPMVSARAQLCEEILDALALGIGDYFEKNRAFALIGISLSGGRDSLLTLLIAHRYASTARPDDPGSLIRAFYQPSRFSSEETRIAAQTICADLGVPLTIESIDDAFEREMQAALAMLDEGQTLTPITQQNIQARIRAQRMWNWSNSASGLFLQTGNMTEKAVGYTTIGGDLMGALAVLANVPKTVVMYLLDYLLETRGYPGIAAVLKKPAGPELAPNQTGEEELMPFKVLDACFYLFAGEKMTPADVEIVVAEMFPEIPRETIDGYVAKFVRLFLQSIYKWVQSPLSLHIGNLDLERERALQLPVVTSSEWTR, from the coding sequence ATGCGGCTCATCAAAATCGGGCTCGGGAATATCAATGCCACGGTGGGGGCGGTCGATTCGAACGCCGATCAGGTGGTGGCGATGGCACAGGCGATGGCCGCGGAATCGGTCACGATCGGGTTGTTTCCCGAGCAGGTGATCGGCGGCTATCAACCCGAAGACCTGGTGCAATGGCAGGGGTTCGTGGAGCGGCAATGGGACGCGCTGGTCTCGGTCGCGGCGCGCACCGCCAATCTGCCAATGGTATTGGTGGCCGGGGTCGTAATCGATCATCAAGGGTTGCACTACAACTGCGCGGCGGTGATCGCCGGGGGCGAGATCTGCGCGCTGGTTCCCAAAGAGAAGCTACCCACCTACAACGTCTTCTACGAGCAGCGGACGATGTCGCGCGGGGTGCCGTTGCACGTCGACGAGCACCGGGGGGTGCCCTTTGGCGATCTGGTGGTGCAGTTCGATTTCGGCGTCCTGGGCGTGGAGGTGTGTGAAGATCTCTGGAGCTCCGAAGGACCCATGCGGCGGCGGACCTATGCCGGCGCCGAGCTGATTGCCAATATCTCGGCGTCGCCGTTCCGGGTTGGCGTGTTCCAGACACGGCGGGAGTTGATTTCCACCCGTGCGGCGGACAACCAGTGCACCCTGGCGTACACCAATCTGATCGGCTCGAACGACGGATTGATCTTCGACGGCGGCGGCTGGGTGAACCAGAACGGCAAGATCATGCTGGAAGCGACGCGATTCCAGCGCGGGTTCGCGACCGCCGTGGTCGATCTGGACCGCACCTTGCGCCTGCGAGCCGAGAACACGACCTGGCGCAACGACCTGCACGACTATCTGGAAACCTTTGACGCGCCGGACATGCTGGTGATTCCGGCCGAGGATTTTTCCACTGCCGCGCAGCGGACAACCCTTACCTACCCGGTTCCGGCCCACAAGAGCTTTTTCTTGCCGGCGGACGCTCCCATGGTCTCGGCGCGAGCGCAGCTGTGCGAGGAAATTCTGGACGCGCTGGCGCTCGGGATCGGAGACTACTTCGAGAAGAACCGGGCGTTCGCGCTGATCGGCATTTCACTCTCCGGCGGGCGCGACTCGCTCCTTACGCTCCTGATCGCGCATCGGTATGCGAGCACCGCGCGGCCGGATGACCCAGGATCGCTGATCCGGGCGTTCTATCAACCGTCGCGGTTCTCATCAGAAGAGACCAGGATTGCAGCGCAGACGATTTGCGCCGATCTGGGCGTGCCACTGACGATCGAGTCGATCGACGATGCCTTCGAGCGCGAGATGCAGGCCGCACTGGCGATGCTGGACGAGGGGCAGACACTCACGCCGATCACGCAACAGAACATCCAGGCGCGCATCCGGGCTCAGCGTATGTGGAACTGGTCGAATTCTGCGTCGGGTCTCTTCCTGCAAACCGGGAACATGACCGAGAAAGCGGTGGGGTACACCACGATTGGCGGCGACCTGATGGGCGCCCTGGCGGTGCTGGCGAATGTGCCAAAGACGGTGGTGATGTACCTGCTCGACTATCTGCTGGAGACGCGCGGGTATCCGGGCATTGCTGCGGTGCTGAAGAAACCCGCCGGTCCGGAATTGGCGCCAAATCAGACCGGCGAAGAAGAGTTGATGCCATTCAAGGTGCTGGACGCGTGCTTCTATCTCTTTGCGGGGGAGAAGATGACGCCGGCCGATGTGGAGATCGTCGTCGCTGAGATGTTCCCGGAGATCCCGCGCGAGACAATCGATGGATACGTGGCGAAGTTTGTGCGCTTGTTCCTGCAGTCGATCTACAAGTGGGTGCAGTCGCCGTTGTCGTTGCACATCGGGAATCTGGATCTTGAGCGGGAACGGGCGTTGCAGCTGCCGGTGGTGACGAGTTCGGAGTGGACGCGGTAG
- a CDS encoding ECF transporter S component, which produces MASLVGVAAFLYPFVVPMLSPADENRARAGDAPILFALVTVLCLIAIAIELDPAGERLGGIAASKLVALLGVLVAANASLRLIPTFLGASPIFALIILVGAVFGPVFGFQMGALTLLVSAFLTGGIGPWLPFQMLGAGWVGMAAGFLPRPENQRSRLLVLAAFGALAGFAYGALLNLSSWPFAAPGAGQDIGLYWNPSLTAAESVEHYARFYLVTSLWYDSFRAVANAAIILLIGAPLLRTLDRSRAHFSWQPWTAPDHR; this is translated from the coding sequence GTGGCTTCGCTGGTTGGCGTTGCCGCCTTCCTCTATCCGTTTGTCGTGCCGATGCTCTCGCCAGCAGATGAGAATCGCGCCCGCGCTGGCGATGCGCCCATCCTGTTCGCGCTGGTCACCGTGCTTTGCCTGATCGCGATTGCCATCGAACTCGACCCGGCGGGCGAACGGCTCGGCGGGATCGCGGCATCCAAGCTGGTGGCGCTTCTCGGTGTGCTCGTGGCCGCCAATGCCTCGTTGCGCCTGATCCCGACGTTTCTTGGCGCCTCGCCCATCTTCGCGCTCATCATCCTGGTCGGGGCGGTCTTTGGTCCTGTTTTCGGCTTCCAGATGGGCGCGCTCACCCTCCTGGTCTCCGCGTTTCTCACCGGTGGAATCGGCCCGTGGCTCCCCTTTCAGATGTTGGGGGCGGGTTGGGTTGGCATGGCGGCGGGGTTCCTCCCACGGCCGGAGAATCAGCGTTCCCGTCTGCTAGTGCTGGCTGCCTTCGGTGCGCTTGCCGGATTTGCCTATGGCGCTCTGCTCAACCTCTCCTCCTGGCCCTTCGCCGCGCCAGGCGCCGGGCAGGATATCGGTCTCTACTGGAACCCTTCCCTTACGGCGGCCGAATCGGTCGAGCACTACGCCCGGTTCTATCTGGTCACCTCGCTCTGGTACGACAGTTTTCGCGCCGTCGCCAATGCCGCGATCATCCTGCTCATCGGAGCGCCGCTCCTGCGCACGCTCGATCGCTCCCGCGCTCATTTTTCGTGGCAGCCGTGGACGGCGCCAGACCACCGGTAG
- a CDS encoding SIS domain-containing protein, whose product MPPTTDSFMYQTMHRQPADLRNLIDNGWEQAAEAAEVIESARRVFVTGIGTSYHAALVGAWFIRATGKDARAVSSFDLAFYPESWTLHPDDAVVVMAHTGVKTYSKVALERAVEAGAAVISVGSATAEHPGSQKIIRTIEREKSAAYTSSHLSAMTALAQMSYLLGMEWNASGIQGWKDRLTELPDLIQGILDRQDDVKPIAAKAIERRTYVAGAGPNEATALEAVIKVREAAYGWIDALAAEQFLHGPLIGVHPGDLGVMINVPGAAIQRTSDIARVLDGIGLDLWLVGQGVPAIRNATVFALPDFPEILSPLLAVVPMQMLAYEMAVLKNLNPDTFRRDDDTFKNALSVLTL is encoded by the coding sequence ATGCCGCCGACAACTGATTCCTTCATGTACCAAACCATGCATCGCCAACCGGCCGATCTCCGCAACCTCATCGACAACGGTTGGGAACAGGCTGCCGAAGCAGCCGAAGTCATCGAGTCTGCTCGCCGGGTCTTCGTCACCGGCATTGGCACCAGCTACCATGCCGCCCTTGTCGGCGCCTGGTTCATCCGCGCCACTGGCAAGGACGCCCGCGCGGTCTCCTCGTTCGATCTCGCGTTCTATCCCGAATCCTGGACGCTGCATCCCGATGACGCCGTGGTGGTGATGGCCCACACCGGCGTCAAGACCTATTCGAAGGTCGCGCTCGAACGCGCGGTCGAGGCCGGCGCGGCGGTGATCTCCGTGGGTAGCGCCACCGCGGAGCACCCCGGCTCGCAGAAGATCATCCGCACCATCGAGCGGGAAAAGTCGGCCGCCTATACCTCGTCCCACCTCAGCGCCATGACCGCCCTCGCGCAGATGTCCTATCTCCTCGGCATGGAGTGGAATGCGTCCGGCATTCAGGGTTGGAAGGATCGGCTGACCGAGCTGCCCGATCTGATTCAGGGCATCCTCGACCGCCAGGATGACGTCAAGCCAATCGCCGCCAAAGCGATCGAGCGACGCACCTATGTTGCCGGCGCAGGACCGAACGAAGCGACCGCGCTCGAAGCAGTGATCAAAGTGCGCGAAGCCGCCTATGGCTGGATCGATGCGCTCGCCGCCGAGCAGTTCCTGCACGGTCCGCTCATCGGCGTCCACCCTGGCGATCTCGGGGTCATGATCAACGTTCCCGGAGCCGCGATTCAGCGCACGAGCGACATCGCCCGTGTGCTCGACGGCATCGGACTCGATCTCTGGCTCGTCGGCCAGGGTGTTCCCGCGATTCGCAATGCCACCGTCTTTGCCCTGCCCGACTTCCCCGAGATCCTGTCTCCGCTCCTGGCGGTGGTCCCCATGCAAATGCTCGCCTACGAGATGGCTGTCCTCAAGAACCTCAATCCGGACACCTTCCGCCGCGACGACGACACGTTCAAGAATGCATTGAGCGTGCTTACCTTGTAG
- a CDS encoding universal stress protein yields the protein MAKTPEHELIVVPLDGSEQSEQVIPYAEALRDRGGTLLFFQSVYPSGPSRGLFGDVEITMEDLVAQEREAAKARLTEIGERWDPVLKKKPEVESFAGSAAEAIEAVVRERNATMLAISSSGRGALSRWAFGSVADTLMRSTPVPLLIIHPAPPVDDPIQSVAITRILVPLDGSETAEQALPVAARLAREAKAPVVLVQVINPSLEFSMVGQGLAPITPELYDSVESDLAAQADEALDKGVQLLGDIPAGITKTVLQGSTVEAIHHYSEPGDLIVMTSHGRTGFRKFLLGSVAQKIINERIAPVVLVPATGEGAEA from the coding sequence ATGGCCAAGACGCCCGAACATGAGCTGATCGTTGTGCCGCTCGATGGATCTGAGCAATCCGAGCAGGTGATCCCCTATGCCGAGGCGCTGCGCGACCGGGGCGGCACGTTGCTCTTCTTCCAGTCGGTCTACCCCTCCGGTCCGTCACGCGGGCTCTTCGGCGATGTGGAGATCACAATGGAAGACCTCGTGGCGCAAGAACGCGAGGCAGCGAAAGCGCGGCTGACGGAGATCGGCGAGCGCTGGGATCCGGTATTGAAGAAGAAACCGGAAGTGGAATCGTTTGCCGGCAGCGCGGCGGAAGCGATCGAAGCCGTCGTGCGTGAGCGCAACGCGACCATGCTGGCCATCAGCAGCTCCGGACGGGGCGCGCTGAGCCGCTGGGCGTTCGGGAGCGTGGCCGACACGCTGATGCGTTCGACGCCGGTGCCGCTCCTGATCATCCACCCGGCGCCGCCGGTGGATGATCCGATCCAATCGGTGGCGATCACCCGCATTCTGGTCCCGCTGGACGGTTCCGAGACTGCCGAGCAAGCGTTGCCGGTTGCGGCGCGGCTCGCGCGCGAAGCGAAGGCGCCGGTGGTGCTGGTGCAGGTCATCAATCCATCGCTCGAGTTCTCGATGGTGGGTCAGGGCCTGGCGCCGATCACTCCCGAACTCTACGACTCGGTCGAGAGCGATCTGGCTGCGCAAGCAGACGAGGCGCTCGACAAAGGCGTGCAGCTGCTGGGAGATATTCCTGCCGGGATCACCAAGACCGTGTTGCAGGGGAGCACCGTGGAAGCGATTCATCACTACTCCGAGCCGGGCGATCTCATTGTTATGACGAGTCATGGCCGCACCGGGTTCCGGAAGTTCCTGCTTGGCAGCGTGGCGCAGAAGATCATCAACGAACGGATCGCGCCGGTGGTGCTCGTCCCGGCGACGGGCGAGGGTGCCGAGGCCTGA
- a CDS encoding AI-2E family transporter produces MPDDADRETQSATWRDVQPRHLVTIVLVLIALTILYLSRGKLGPYLLAITLSYLLLPVVRAIAGRLPAEGRLARFRWPIATMVSVVILIVSVVVLGTLIAQPVIDDIDEIAERFPEYWTQLTTDSRISDWYNELAPEEAQAWINENFSNLGQTLLNYASTLLDYLFSATGSIIEAVLAFIIVPVFMIYVLIDRPSAQREIRKLMPERWVDDTLAVAAIADGIMAAYTRGVIISSVVVGLITAAAYWAVGIEMWLALGVIAFLGEIVPILGPWIAFVVSFPVVLVTQPDKALWMVAVFGLIQALEGWFISPKIQSNSIEFPPVIVLLALAIGGEVAGAVGVVLALPAAAILRALSVYVLRRVDGLRPDAAKEGLLPSGAIGFEMNSLKVWERGA; encoded by the coding sequence ATGCCAGACGATGCGGACCGGGAAACGCAGAGCGCGACGTGGCGGGACGTTCAACCGCGGCACTTGGTGACGATCGTTCTGGTGCTCATCGCCCTGACGATCCTCTACCTCTCACGCGGCAAGCTCGGCCCGTATCTGCTCGCCATCACCCTTTCCTATCTCCTCTTGCCGGTGGTGCGGGCGATCGCGGGACGCTTGCCGGCAGAGGGACGATTGGCGCGTTTCCGCTGGCCGATCGCCACGATGGTGTCGGTGGTGATCCTGATCGTTTCGGTGGTCGTGCTGGGCACGCTCATTGCGCAACCGGTCATCGACGATATCGATGAGATCGCCGAGCGGTTCCCGGAGTACTGGACCCAGTTGACGACCGATTCGCGCATCAGCGACTGGTACAACGAATTGGCTCCCGAAGAGGCGCAGGCGTGGATCAACGAAAACTTCAGCAACCTGGGGCAGACGCTGTTGAACTATGCCTCGACACTACTCGACTATCTCTTCAGCGCAACCGGGTCGATCATCGAGGCGGTGCTTGCCTTCATCATCGTGCCGGTCTTCATGATCTATGTGTTGATCGATCGCCCGAGCGCGCAGCGGGAAATCCGCAAGCTGATGCCAGAACGCTGGGTGGATGACACACTGGCGGTGGCGGCGATCGCGGATGGCATCATGGCGGCATATACCCGCGGGGTGATCATCAGCTCGGTGGTGGTAGGACTGATTACCGCGGCAGCGTACTGGGCAGTCGGCATCGAGATGTGGTTGGCGTTGGGGGTGATCGCCTTTCTCGGTGAGATCGTGCCGATCCTGGGACCGTGGATCGCGTTTGTCGTCTCCTTCCCGGTCGTGCTGGTGACCCAACCGGACAAGGCGCTTTGGATGGTGGCGGTCTTCGGACTGATCCAGGCGCTGGAGGGGTGGTTCATCTCGCCCAAGATTCAGTCGAACTCGATCGAATTCCCGCCGGTGATCGTACTGCTGGCGCTGGCGATTGGAGGCGAAGTGGCCGGAGCGGTGGGAGTCGTGCTGGCGCTCCCCGCAGCGGCGATCCTGCGGGCGCTCAGCGTGTATGTGTTGCGGCGGGTGGATGGGCTGCGTCCTGACGCAGCCAAGGAAGGACTGCTGCCGAGCGGCGCCATAGGATTCGAGATGAACTCGCTCAAGGTGTGGGAACGCGGGGCGTAG